A single region of the Pseudomonas sp. VD-NE ins genome encodes:
- the pseI gene encoding pseudaminic acid synthase: protein MTSFKIGNRLIGADAPPFIIAEMSGNHNQSLDVALQIVEAAAKAGAHALKLQTYTAETMTLDLSEGEFFIKDPGSLWAGTSLYDLYEQAHTPWEWHAPIFARAKELGMLAFSTPFDGSAVDFLESLDVPAYKIASFENTDLPLIRRVAATGKPLIISTGMASIAELDEAVRAAREAGCKDLVLLKCTSTYPATPLNSNVRTIAHLRELFGCEVGLSDHSMGVGVSVAAVALGATVVEKHFTLDRSAGGVDASFSLEPAEMASLVVETERAWQAMGQVHYGVTEAERKSLVYRRSLYVTADMAAGEPFSPDNLRAIRPGLGLPPKHTDAVLGRRARMPIKRGTPLDWSLVE, encoded by the coding sequence ATGACTAGTTTCAAGATTGGTAACCGCTTGATCGGTGCCGATGCGCCGCCCTTCATCATCGCCGAGATGAGCGGCAACCATAACCAGTCGCTGGACGTGGCCCTGCAAATTGTCGAGGCAGCAGCGAAGGCGGGGGCGCATGCGCTGAAGCTGCAAACCTACACCGCCGAAACCATGACGCTGGATTTGTCTGAAGGCGAATTCTTCATCAAGGATCCGGGCAGTCTGTGGGCGGGTACTTCGCTCTACGATTTGTATGAACAAGCTCATACGCCGTGGGAATGGCATGCGCCGATTTTTGCTCGTGCCAAGGAACTGGGGATGCTCGCGTTCTCGACGCCGTTCGATGGCAGCGCTGTGGACTTTCTCGAGAGTCTCGACGTGCCGGCGTACAAGATCGCCAGTTTCGAAAACACCGATTTGCCGTTGATCCGCCGTGTGGCCGCTACCGGCAAGCCGCTGATCATTTCAACCGGCATGGCCAGCATCGCCGAGCTGGATGAGGCCGTTCGCGCCGCGCGCGAGGCCGGCTGTAAGGATCTGGTGTTGCTCAAATGCACCAGCACGTACCCGGCCACGCCGCTCAACAGCAATGTGAGAACCATCGCGCATTTGCGCGAATTGTTCGGCTGCGAAGTGGGGCTGTCGGATCATTCGATGGGTGTTGGCGTGTCGGTGGCGGCGGTGGCGCTCGGTGCGACGGTGGTGGAAAAACACTTCACCCTCGACCGTTCAGCAGGTGGCGTCGATGCGAGTTTCTCCCTGGAACCGGCGGAAATGGCCAGTCTGGTGGTGGAAACCGAGCGCGCCTGGCAAGCCATGGGCCAAGTGCATTACGGTGTCACAGAGGCCGAACGCAAGTCGCTGGTCTATCGCCGCTCGCTGTACGTCACCGCCGACATGGCTGCCGGTGAGCCCTTTTCCCCGGACAATCTGCGCGCCATTCGCCCGGGTCTCGGTCTGCCGCCCAAGCACACCGACGCCGTCCTCGGCCGCCGCGCACGCATGCCGATCAAGCGCGGCACGCCGCTGGACTGGTCGTTGGTTGAATAG
- a CDS encoding ketoacyl-ACP synthase III, with protein sequence MIGIKSIASYVPVAGVDNYAQGAKFEKDEEFILGKIGSAFLPRKDAEQETSDLCVEAANALFASNPDLKRESIDALIVVTQNGDEEGLPHTAAIVQDKLGLPTNVAAFDISLGCSGYVYGIYAIKGFMEAAGLKNGLLITADPYSKIVDPEDRNTTMLFGDAATATWMGEEPTWALGKAKFGTDGSGAPHLKVTDGVFFMNGRQVFNFALLKVPAHLHELLDDSGLKADDIDAFCIHQGSAAIVDAVARRFEGEPEKFIKDMVETGNTVSSSIPLLLEKHVIDSDWQRIALSGFGVGLSWGSAIIYRP encoded by the coding sequence ATGATTGGCATAAAAAGCATTGCGAGCTACGTTCCTGTAGCCGGCGTGGACAATTACGCACAAGGTGCAAAATTCGAGAAGGATGAAGAATTCATCCTTGGCAAGATCGGCTCGGCGTTCCTGCCGCGCAAAGATGCTGAACAGGAAACCTCCGATCTGTGCGTGGAAGCGGCCAATGCGCTGTTTGCCAGCAACCCTGATCTGAAACGTGAGTCGATCGACGCCTTGATCGTCGTCACCCAGAACGGTGACGAAGAAGGCCTGCCACACACCGCCGCCATCGTGCAGGACAAACTCGGTCTGCCGACCAATGTTGCCGCGTTCGACATTTCCCTGGGCTGCTCCGGTTACGTCTACGGCATCTACGCGATCAAGGGCTTCATGGAAGCCGCCGGCCTGAAGAACGGCCTGCTGATCACCGCTGACCCGTATTCGAAAATCGTCGATCCGGAAGACCGCAACACCACCATGCTGTTCGGCGATGCCGCCACCGCAACGTGGATGGGCGAAGAGCCGACCTGGGCACTGGGCAAAGCCAAGTTCGGCACCGACGGTTCGGGTGCTCCGCACCTGAAAGTCACCGATGGCGTGTTCTTCATGAACGGTCGTCAGGTGTTCAACTTTGCGCTGCTCAAAGTCCCGGCACACTTGCACGAACTGCTCGACGATTCCGGTCTGAAGGCCGATGACATCGATGCCTTCTGCATTCACCAGGGCAGCGCGGCAATTGTCGATGCCGTGGCGCGACGTTTCGAAGGCGAGCCGGAAAAATTCATCAAGGACATGGTCGAGACCGGCAATACCGTGTCGTCGAGCATTCCGTTGCTGCTGGAAAAACACGTCATCGATTCCGACTGGCAGCGTATTGCCCTGAGCGGGTTTGGTGTCGGCCTGTCGTGGGGCTCGGCGATTATTTATCGTCCTTGA
- a CDS encoding 6-hydroxymethylpterin diphosphokinase MptE-like protein — protein sequence MSEFFQANAEVLQRRWPALFERLVAEDSTAVPAQLVEGLGSTLSINGIQLTSRHDRLHEAQIQAASLPDKAQLHVYGTGLGDLPTVLLERSGLQRLYVHILNGALFALVVQLLDQRQWLEDPRVELFYAGDHPDFFTPFFALPAEMLLADDFNAKVRDRLVSEVHLSFNNRDFDPQSTEIQQRLQECLPVLLADADVAQLFGTCVGREIYVIATGPTLEQHYQRLAAIRQRAERPLFICVDTAYRPLREHGIVPDLVVSIDQRISFRHLPFEESDGIPLVYLPMSDPSVLKAWKGKRYGGYSASPIYANLREQHPRAQLHVGGSVIHPAVDLAVKMGATGITLFGADFAFPMNKTHAGWNDGDLGPSVNQARHWVRDGHGQRVSTQLNFRGYLCVLERYIAAHPQVEFLNSSRSGALIAGTGFNPEFVQ from the coding sequence ATGAGCGAGTTTTTTCAAGCCAATGCCGAGGTGTTGCAACGGCGCTGGCCGGCGCTGTTCGAGCGACTGGTAGCGGAGGACAGTACGGCCGTCCCCGCTCAACTGGTTGAGGGGCTAGGCTCGACGCTGAGCATCAACGGCATTCAACTCACCAGTCGTCACGATCGTCTCCATGAAGCGCAGATTCAGGCGGCCAGTCTGCCCGACAAGGCGCAGTTGCATGTCTATGGCACCGGTCTCGGCGATTTGCCCACGGTGCTGCTTGAGCGGTCCGGACTGCAACGCTTGTACGTACACATCCTCAATGGCGCGCTGTTTGCGCTGGTGGTGCAACTGCTCGATCAGCGCCAGTGGCTGGAAGATCCGCGCGTCGAGTTGTTTTACGCCGGCGATCATCCAGACTTTTTTACGCCGTTTTTTGCCCTGCCTGCCGAGATGCTGTTGGCCGACGATTTCAACGCAAAAGTGCGTGATCGCCTGGTCAGCGAAGTCCACCTGAGCTTCAACAATCGGGATTTCGATCCGCAGTCAACGGAGATTCAACAGCGTCTGCAGGAATGCCTGCCGGTGCTGCTCGCCGATGCGGACGTGGCGCAGTTGTTCGGCACCTGTGTCGGCCGGGAAATCTACGTGATCGCCACCGGGCCGACGCTGGAGCAGCATTACCAGCGTCTGGCGGCAATCCGTCAGCGCGCCGAACGCCCGTTGTTCATCTGTGTCGACACTGCGTATCGACCGCTGCGCGAACACGGGATTGTGCCTGACCTGGTGGTGAGCATTGATCAGCGCATCAGCTTTCGCCATTTGCCATTCGAGGAGTCCGACGGCATCCCGCTGGTGTATCTGCCGATGAGCGATCCGTCGGTTTTGAAGGCGTGGAAGGGTAAGCGTTACGGTGGTTATTCCGCGAGTCCGATCTACGCGAATCTGCGTGAGCAGCACCCGCGAGCGCAGTTGCACGTGGGCGGCAGTGTGATTCACCCGGCGGTGGATCTGGCGGTAAAGATGGGCGCCACCGGCATCACGCTGTTTGGTGCTGACTTCGCCTTCCCGATGAACAAGACCCATGCAGGCTGGAACGACGGCGATCTGGGGCCGTCGGTGAATCAGGCGCGGCATTGGGTGCGTGATGGCCATGGTCAGCGGGTCAGCACACAGCTCAACTTTCGCGGTTATCTGTGCGTGCTGGAGCGCTATATCGCTGCACATCCACAGGTCGAATTTCTCAACAGCAGCCGCTCCGGGGCGCTGATCGCCGGAACCGGTTTCAACCCGGAGTTTGTGCAATGA
- a CDS encoding flagellin domain-containing protein: MALTVNTNTTSLNVQKNLNRASDALSTSMQRLSSGLKINSAKDDAAGLQISNRMSSQIRGNTQAIQNANDGISVAQTAEGALQASTDILQRMRELAVKARNGTNGTADQTATNAEFAQMSDEITRISAATNLNGKNLLDGSAGTVTLQVGANTGSANHIDLVLSSKFDAVSLSVGSGTVVLTGTSGTGAGSASQNIDNAITAIDAAIAAIGATRASLGASQNRLTSTISNLQNITENTTAAQGRVQDTDFAAETANLTKQQTLQQASTSVLAQANQLPSAVLKLLQ; the protein is encoded by the coding sequence ATGGCTTTAACAGTAAACACCAACACCACGTCGTTGAACGTTCAGAAAAACCTGAACCGCGCTTCCGACGCTCTGTCGACTTCGATGCAGCGCCTGTCTTCCGGCCTGAAAATCAACAGCGCTAAAGACGACGCCGCTGGCCTGCAAATCTCCAACCGTATGTCCTCGCAGATCCGCGGTAACACCCAAGCTATCCAGAACGCCAACGACGGTATCTCCGTTGCTCAGACCGCTGAAGGCGCTCTGCAAGCTTCGACCGACATCCTGCAGCGTATGCGTGAACTGGCTGTTAAAGCACGTAACGGCACCAACGGCACTGCTGACCAGACCGCAACCAACGCTGAATTCGCTCAGATGTCTGACGAAATCACCCGTATCTCGGCTGCTACCAACCTGAACGGCAAAAACCTGCTGGACGGTTCGGCTGGTACTGTGACTCTGCAAGTTGGCGCAAACACCGGTTCGGCTAACCACATCGACCTGGTACTGAGCTCCAAGTTCGACGCCGTCAGCCTGTCGGTTGGTAGCGGTACTGTAGTTCTGACCGGTACTTCGGGTACTGGTGCTGGTTCTGCTTCGCAGAACATCGACAACGCGATCACTGCAATCGACGCCGCTATCGCTGCTATCGGTGCAACCCGTGCTAGCCTGGGTGCTTCGCAAAACCGTCTGACCAGCACCATCTCCAACCTGCAGAACATCACTGAAAACACCACTGCTGCACAAGGTCGCGTACAAGATACCGACTTCGCCGCAGAGACTGCTAACCTGACCAAGCAGCAAACCCTGCAACAGGCTTCGACCTCGGTTCTGGCTCAAGCCAACCAACTGCCTTCCGCTGTACTGAAGCTGCTTCAGTAA
- a CDS encoding flagellar protein FlaG: MDMSVKLNVSYPAPKPVPPVADKSSEMPKVAKTEAPVAAKSQETDDAKLKLAVQEIEKFVQSIKRNLEFSIDEHSGKVIVKVIASETGEVVRQIPSAEALKLADSLANASHVLFDAKV; this comes from the coding sequence ATGGACATGAGCGTAAAGCTTAACGTGTCTTATCCGGCTCCCAAGCCAGTGCCACCGGTTGCTGACAAATCGTCAGAGATGCCTAAAGTTGCCAAGACTGAAGCGCCGGTCGCTGCCAAGAGTCAGGAAACGGACGACGCCAAGTTGAAACTGGCGGTGCAGGAGATCGAAAAGTTTGTACAGTCGATCAAGCGCAATCTGGAGTTTTCGATCGACGAACACTCCGGGAAGGTCATCGTCAAGGTGATCGCAAGCGAGACGGGTGAGGTCGTACGACAGATTCCCTCCGCAGAAGCCCTCAAGCTGGCAGACAGCCTCGCCAATGCGAGTCACGTGTTGTTCGACGCCAAAGTCTGA
- the fliD gene encoding flagellar filament capping protein FliD yields MASPILPGSGLGSGLDIGAIVTALVNADKSAKQTQIDTATKTNTLKISGVGTLKSALAAYQKAMTDLSSKTNPAFAGYTATSATPATLTATSDNTAVSGTYSVVVNNLATGSKVASASFAGGAASAIPSGTLKISQNGTDYNVDIPANATLQTTRDAINKAQGVNGISANIVTDSSGASRLVISSNKTGAGSDLTVSGIAGLEIDGTKVMSATPTAGDSGSVGDIAKDAKLTIDGLTVTSKSNTVSGAISGLTMNLVEASPTAVKVSVDTNTKGLQASVQQFVDAFNTLKTTIDSLSKATPDEDGKLTVQAAFTGDSLPRTLIADIRAQLTTSSPGELGVLSQIGVMTDRDTGKLTLDATAFNKAMSQPGMTGQVQQLFTGTDDKNGLLARMTKAVDPYLKASADGKTTTGLLDQRMTILNNNTRSLTSQQLALDLRVANLTKTLTAKYNAMDLLVGQMKATASNITSFFSSLNAQQSAK; encoded by the coding sequence ATGGCAAGTCCAATTCTACCGGGTTCCGGACTGGGTTCCGGCCTGGACATCGGCGCGATCGTCACCGCGCTGGTCAACGCCGACAAGTCTGCCAAACAGACGCAGATCGATACTGCAACTAAAACCAACACCCTGAAGATTTCCGGTGTCGGTACGCTGAAAAGCGCGTTGGCGGCTTACCAGAAGGCAATGACCGATCTGAGCAGCAAGACCAACCCTGCGTTTGCCGGTTACACGGCGACCTCGGCTACCCCGGCAACGCTGACCGCTACTTCCGATAACACGGCTGTTTCGGGCACATACAGTGTCGTGGTGAATAACCTGGCCACCGGCTCGAAAGTAGCCAGTGCATCCTTCGCCGGCGGCGCGGCCAGTGCCATTCCGAGTGGTACCCTGAAAATCAGTCAGAATGGCACTGATTACAATGTCGATATTCCGGCCAATGCCACCTTGCAGACCACCCGTGACGCCATCAACAAGGCGCAGGGTGTCAACGGCATTTCCGCCAACATCGTGACCGACAGCTCGGGCGCTTCGCGTCTGGTGATCAGTTCGAACAAGACGGGCGCCGGCTCCGACCTGACGGTCAGTGGCATTGCCGGTCTGGAAATCGATGGCACCAAAGTCATGTCTGCCACCCCGACCGCCGGTGATTCAGGGTCTGTGGGCGACATTGCCAAGGATGCGAAGCTGACCATTGATGGTCTTACCGTGACCAGCAAAAGCAACACGGTGAGCGGCGCCATCAGTGGCTTGACCATGAACCTGGTAGAAGCCAGCCCTACGGCGGTGAAGGTCTCTGTCGATACCAATACCAAGGGCTTGCAGGCTTCGGTTCAGCAATTCGTCGATGCCTTCAATACGCTCAAGACCACCATCGATAGCCTGTCCAAGGCAACGCCGGACGAAGATGGCAAGTTGACGGTGCAGGCCGCGTTTACCGGTGATTCTCTGCCGCGTACGTTGATTGCAGACATTCGTGCTCAGTTGACCACTTCGTCGCCAGGCGAGCTGGGTGTGCTGTCGCAGATCGGTGTCATGACTGATCGCGACACCGGTAAGCTGACGCTGGACGCTACTGCCTTCAACAAGGCTATGTCTCAGCCAGGCATGACGGGTCAGGTTCAGCAGTTGTTCACCGGCACCGACGACAAGAACGGTCTGCTGGCGCGCATGACCAAGGCGGTCGATCCGTACCTCAAAGCTTCTGCTGACGGTAAAACCACCACCGGTTTGCTTGATCAGCGCATGACCATTCTGAACAACAACACCCGCAGCCTCACGTCGCAGCAATTGGCGCTGGACCTGCGTGTGGCCAACCTGACCAAGACGTTGACTGCCAAGTACAACGCCATGGACTTGCTGGTAGGGCAGATGAAGGCAACGGCGAGCAACATCACGTCGTTCTTCAGCTCGCTGAACGCGCAGCAATCCGCGAAGTAA
- the fliS gene encoding flagellar export chaperone FliS has translation MNPMLALRQYQKVGAHAQTSEASPHRLVQMLMEGGLARIAQAKGAIERKDIPGKCTSISKAIGIVSGLREGLDLENSADTLADLDGLYIYMMKRLAEANISSDLRILDEVAGLLSTVKEGWDAIAPTPAPQF, from the coding sequence ATGAATCCGATGTTAGCCCTTCGGCAGTATCAGAAAGTCGGCGCACACGCTCAGACATCCGAAGCGAGCCCGCACCGTCTGGTGCAAATGTTGATGGAAGGTGGACTGGCGCGTATCGCTCAGGCCAAAGGCGCCATCGAGCGCAAGGATATTCCAGGCAAATGCACTTCGATCAGCAAGGCGATCGGCATTGTCAGTGGTCTGCGCGAAGGTCTGGATCTGGAAAACAGTGCGGATACACTGGCGGACCTGGACGGGCTGTACATCTACATGATGAAGCGCCTCGCCGAGGCGAACATCAGCAGTGATCTGCGCATTCTCGACGAGGTTGCAGGCCTGCTGAGTACGGTAAAAGAAGGCTGGGATGCGATCGCGCCCACGCCAGCTCCGCAGTTCTGA
- a CDS encoding flagellar protein FliT produces MSLVLQRIADTREALVTALAERNWEAIGELDLACRSCMEDVMAEASLDEVALRDNLEELLHVYKELLEVAMGERQAIANEMSQITQAQNAAKVYHLFG; encoded by the coding sequence ATGAGTCTTGTATTGCAGCGAATCGCCGATACCCGTGAAGCGTTGGTCACAGCTTTGGCCGAGCGTAATTGGGAAGCCATTGGCGAGCTGGATCTGGCTTGCCGTTCCTGCATGGAAGACGTCATGGCTGAGGCTTCGCTGGACGAGGTCGCGTTGCGTGACAATCTTGAAGAGTTGCTCCATGTCTACAAGGAGCTTCTTGAGGTGGCCATGGGTGAGCGGCAAGCGATTGCCAACGAGATGTCGCAGATCACCCAAGCGCAGAACGCGGCAAAGGTTTACCATCTGTTTGGTTAA
- a CDS encoding sigma-54 dependent transcriptional regulator: MWRETKILLIDDDSVRRRDLAVILNFLGEENLPCGSHDWQQAVGSLSSSREVICVLIGTVNAPGALLGLLKTLSTWDEFLPVLLMGDNSSVDLPEDQRRRVLSTLEMPPSYSKLLDSLHRAQVYREMYDQARERGRHREPNLFRSLVGTSRAIQHVRQMMQQVADTDASVLILGESGTGKEVVARNLHYHSKRRDAPFVPVNCGAIPAELLESELFGHEKGAFTGAITSRAGRFELANGGTLFLDEIGDMPLPMQVKLLRVLQERTFERVGSNKTQSVDVRIIAATHKNLESMIEIGTFREDLYYRLNVFPIEMAPLRERVEDIPLLMNELISRMEHEKRGSIRFNSAAIMSLCRHGWPGNVRELANLVERMAIMHPYGVIGVVELPKKFRYVDDEDEQMVDSLRSDLEERVAINGHTPDFTVNAMLPPEGLDLKDYLGGLEQGLIQQALDDANGIVARAAERLRIRRTTLVEKMRKYGMSRRDGDEQAED, encoded by the coding sequence ATGTGGCGTGAAACCAAAATTCTGCTGATCGATGACGATAGCGTCCGCCGCCGCGACCTGGCGGTGATTCTAAATTTTCTCGGCGAAGAAAATTTACCCTGCGGCAGCCATGACTGGCAGCAGGCAGTCGGCTCTTTGTCGTCTAGTCGTGAGGTCATTTGCGTACTGATCGGGACGGTTAATGCTCCTGGTGCGCTTTTGGGCTTGCTAAAGACACTCTCAACCTGGGATGAGTTCCTTCCGGTTTTGTTGATGGGCGATAATTCTTCCGTTGACCTGCCTGAAGACCAGCGTCGCCGCGTGCTTTCGACCCTCGAAATGCCACCCAGCTACAGCAAATTGCTCGATTCGCTGCACCGTGCCCAGGTCTATCGCGAGATGTATGACCAGGCCCGAGAGCGCGGTCGTCATCGCGAACCCAATCTGTTCCGCAGCCTTGTCGGCACCAGCCGTGCGATCCAGCACGTGCGCCAGATGATGCAGCAAGTCGCCGATACCGACGCCAGCGTGCTGATCCTCGGTGAGTCCGGCACCGGCAAGGAAGTGGTCGCGCGCAACCTGCATTACCATTCCAAACGTCGCGATGCGCCGTTCGTGCCGGTCAATTGCGGGGCGATCCCGGCAGAGCTGCTCGAAAGCGAATTGTTCGGCCACGAGAAGGGCGCCTTCACCGGCGCAATCACCAGCCGTGCCGGCCGTTTCGAACTGGCCAACGGCGGTACGCTGTTCCTCGACGAAATCGGTGACATGCCACTGCCGATGCAGGTCAAGCTGTTGCGCGTCCTGCAGGAACGCACCTTCGAGCGCGTGGGCAGCAACAAGACCCAGAGCGTTGACGTACGCATCATCGCGGCGACGCACAAGAATCTTGAAAGCATGATCGAGATCGGCACCTTCCGCGAAGACCTCTACTATCGCCTGAACGTGTTCCCGATCGAGATGGCGCCGCTGCGTGAGCGCGTCGAAGATATTCCGTTGCTGATGAACGAACTGATCTCGCGCATGGAGCACGAGAAGCGTGGTTCGATCCGCTTCAACTCGGCGGCGATCATGTCGCTGTGCCGTCACGGCTGGCCCGGCAACGTCCGCGAGCTGGCCAACCTGGTGGAGCGCATGGCGATCATGCATCCGTACGGGGTGATCGGCGTGGTCGAACTGCCGAAGAAATTCCGCTACGTCGATGACGAAGACGAGCAAATGGTCGACAGCCTGCGCAGTGATCTCGAAGAGCGCGTGGCGATCAACGGCCATACGCCGGACTTCACCGTCAACGCCATGCTGCCGCCGGAAGGCTTGGACCTGAAAGACTATCTCGGTGGTCTGGAGCAGGGCCTGATTCAGCAGGCGCTGGACGATGCCAATGGCATTGTGGCGCGTGCAGCTGAGCGCCTGCGTATCCGTCGTACCACTCTGGTCGAGAAGATGCGCAAGTACGGCATGAGCCGGCGCGATGGAGATGAACAGGCGGAGGATTGA
- a CDS encoding PAS domain-containing sensor histidine kinase: protein MSSASSPEGQPSSVEQASRQGLEQAFELFSQMSSQLTDSYSMLEARVTELKGELAVVSAQRMQELAEKERLANRLQNLLDLLPGGVIVIDGHGMVREANPAAIELLGLPLEGELWRHVIARCFAPREDDGHEISLKNGRRLSIATRSLDAEPGQLVLLNDLTETRHLQDQLARHERLSSLGRMVASLAHQIRTPLSAALLYASHLTEQALPVATQQRFAGRLKERLHELEHQVRDMLVFARGELPLTDRLTPSALMQALQAAALTHVQDLPIRWQCDSHAGELLCNRDTLVGALLNLIENAIQASAGDVRLKVHCYARDNSLRLCISDSGSGIEPAVLARLGEPFFTTKVTGTGLGLTVVKAVARAHQGELLLRSRVGRGTCAQVILPLFSAVQGAE from the coding sequence ATGTCTTCTGCCTCCAGTCCCGAGGGGCAACCGTCCTCCGTAGAACAGGCAAGCCGACAGGGCCTTGAGCAGGCATTCGAACTGTTCAGCCAGATGTCCAGCCAACTGACGGATTCCTACAGCATGCTTGAAGCGCGGGTGACCGAGCTCAAGGGTGAACTGGCGGTGGTCAGTGCCCAGCGCATGCAGGAGCTGGCGGAAAAAGAACGCTTGGCCAACCGCCTGCAAAATCTCCTCGATCTGTTGCCCGGTGGCGTCATCGTCATTGACGGTCACGGCATGGTGCGCGAAGCCAATCCGGCCGCCATCGAACTGCTCGGTTTGCCGCTTGAGGGCGAGTTGTGGCGCCATGTGATTGCGCGCTGCTTTGCCCCGCGTGAAGACGACGGTCATGAAATTTCCTTGAAAAACGGCCGACGCCTGTCGATTGCCACGCGCTCGCTGGATGCCGAGCCGGGGCAATTGGTGCTGCTCAACGACCTGACAGAAACCCGTCATCTGCAGGATCAACTGGCACGCCACGAGCGCTTGTCTTCGCTGGGCCGCATGGTCGCCTCGCTGGCCCATCAGATCCGCACGCCGCTGTCCGCCGCTTTGCTTTACGCCAGTCATTTGACTGAGCAGGCATTGCCGGTCGCCACCCAGCAGCGTTTCGCCGGGCGCCTGAAAGAGCGTTTGCACGAACTCGAGCATCAGGTGCGTGACATGCTGGTGTTCGCTCGCGGCGAGTTGCCGCTGACCGATCGCCTCACACCCAGCGCCTTGATGCAGGCACTGCAAGCCGCAGCGCTGACTCATGTGCAGGATCTGCCGATCCGCTGGCAGTGCGACAGCCATGCCGGCGAGCTGCTGTGCAATCGCGACACGCTGGTCGGGGCGCTATTGAATTTGATTGAGAACGCAATTCAGGCCAGTGCCGGCGATGTCCGCCTGAAAGTGCATTGCTACGCCCGCGACAACAGCTTGCGCCTGTGCATCAGCGACAGTGGCAGCGGCATCGAACCGGCCGTTCTGGCGCGGCTCGGCGAACCGTTTTTTACCACCAAAGTCACCGGCACCGGCCTCGGCCTGACCGTGGTCAAGGCGGTGGCGCGGGCGCATCAGGGAGAATTGCTGCTGCGTTCGCGGGTCGGGCGCGGTACGTGCGCGCAGGTGATCCTGCCGCTGTTTTCCGCTGTACAGGGGGCTGAGTGA
- a CDS encoding sigma-54 dependent transcriptional regulator: protein MGIKVLLVEDDRSLREALADTLLLAGHDYHAVGCAEDALTAVAREAFSLVVSDVNMPGMDGHQLLGLLRARQPQLPVLLMTAHGAVERAVDAMRQGAADYLVKPFEPKALLDLVARHALGNIGASESEGPIAVEPASTQLLELAARVARSDSTVLISGESGTGKEVLARYIHQQSHRASQPFIAINCAAIPDNMLEATLFGHEKGSFTGAIAAQAGKFEQADGGTLLLDEISEMPLGLQAKLLRVLQEREVERVGARKPIALDIRVVATTNRDLAGEVAAGRFREDLFYRLSVFPLAWRPLRERTADILPLAERLLAKHVNKMKHAAAKLSPDAQVCLTAYPWPGNVRELDNAIQRALILQQGGLIQPQDFCLAGPVTYNAMPVTAPVSAVLREVEIEADSAGALGDDLRRREFQMIIDTLRAERGRRKEAAEKLGISPRTLRYKLAQMRDAGMDVEGYLFAT from the coding sequence ATGGGCATCAAGGTTTTGCTGGTCGAGGATGACCGCTCGTTGCGCGAGGCGCTGGCCGATACGTTACTGCTGGCCGGGCACGATTACCACGCGGTCGGTTGCGCTGAAGACGCGCTGACGGCAGTAGCGCGCGAGGCGTTCAGCCTGGTGGTCAGTGACGTCAACATGCCCGGCATGGACGGTCATCAATTGCTCGGCCTGCTGCGTGCCCGCCAACCGCAATTGCCGGTGTTGCTGATGACGGCGCACGGTGCGGTCGAGCGCGCGGTCGATGCGATGCGCCAGGGGGCGGCTGACTACCTGGTCAAACCTTTCGAGCCTAAAGCCTTGCTGGATCTGGTCGCACGACATGCGCTGGGCAATATTGGCGCGAGCGAGAGCGAAGGCCCGATTGCGGTCGAGCCGGCGAGTACCCAACTGCTTGAGTTGGCCGCGCGCGTCGCACGCAGCGACTCCACGGTGCTGATTTCTGGCGAGTCCGGCACCGGTAAAGAGGTGCTGGCGCGCTATATTCATCAGCAATCCCATCGCGCCAGCCAGCCGTTCATTGCGATCAACTGCGCGGCGATCCCGGACAACATGCTCGAAGCCACGTTGTTCGGCCACGAGAAGGGTTCCTTCACCGGCGCCATTGCCGCGCAGGCCGGCAAGTTCGAACAAGCCGACGGCGGCACGCTGTTGCTCGATGAAATCTCCGAAATGCCCCTTGGCCTGCAAGCCAAACTGCTGCGCGTATTGCAGGAGCGCGAGGTTGAGCGCGTCGGTGCGCGTAAACCGATCGCTCTGGATATTCGTGTGGTCGCCACCACCAACCGCGATCTGGCAGGCGAAGTAGCGGCGGGGCGGTTCCGTGAAGACCTTTTTTACCGTCTGTCGGTTTTCCCCCTGGCCTGGCGTCCACTTCGCGAGCGCACTGCCGATATCCTGCCGCTGGCCGAAAGGTTGTTGGCCAAACACGTCAATAAAATGAAGCATGCGGCGGCGAAACTCTCGCCCGACGCGCAAGTGTGCCTGACCGCTTACCCGTGGCCGGGCAATGTGCGTGAGCTGGATAACGCCATTCAGCGTGCGCTGATCCTGCAGCAGGGCGGTTTGATTCAGCCGCAGGATTTCTGTCTGGCCGGTCCCGTGACGTACAACGCGATGCCTGTCACCGCGCCGGTGTCAGCGGTGCTTCGCGAGGTGGAAATCGAAGCGGATTCGGCCGGCGCCCTGGGTGATGACCTGCGCCGCCGGGAGTTTCAGATGATCATCGACACCCTGCGTGCCGAACGTGGTCGCCGCAAGGAGGCCGCGGAAAAGCTCGGCATCAGCCCGCGCACCCTGCGCTACAAACTGGCGCAAATGCGCGATGCCGGGATGGACGTCGAAGGTTATCTGTTTGCCACCTGA